A section of the Deltaproteobacteria bacterium RBG_16_64_85 genome encodes:
- a CDS encoding SsrA-binding protein, translated as MEKAMTEKTIATNRRARYEYHILENFECGLVLHGYEVKSIRQGRVNIQDAYGTVRGDEAFIENMHVTPYSHGDQRIIDPLRTRKLLLKRKEIDYLIGKTREKGLALIPLRLYLKGPRVKLEIGLARGKKLYDKREDIAARDAKRDIERATRSRSKTRDRG; from the coding sequence ATGGAAAAGGCAATGACGGAAAAGACGATCGCCACGAACCGGCGCGCCCGGTACGAATACCATATCCTCGAAAATTTCGAGTGCGGGCTGGTCCTGCACGGGTACGAGGTCAAATCGATCCGCCAGGGACGGGTCAACATCCAGGACGCCTACGGGACGGTCCGGGGGGACGAGGCGTTTATCGAAAACATGCACGTCACCCCTTACTCGCACGGGGACCAGCGCATCATCGACCCGCTGCGGACCCGGAAGCTGCTACTGAAAAGGAAGGAGATCGACTACCTCATCGGGAAGACCCGGGAGAAGGGACTGGCCCTGATCCCTTTGCGGCTCTATCTGAAAGGCCCGCGCGTGAAGCTGGAGATCGGGCTGGCCCGCGGCAAAAAACTGTACGACAAGCGGGAGGACATCGCCGCCCGGGACGCGAAACGCGACATCGAGCGCGCCACGCGGAGCAGGTCGAAAACCCGCGACCGGGGGTAA